AATTAAAAATAATCCGAAAATAACAATCCCTGTTATTGGAAACGGAGATATTGATAGTCCCGAAAAAGCTAAATTAATGTTTGATAAATATGGAGTTGACGGTATAATGATTGGTAGAGCAAGTATTGGTAATCCATGGATTTTTAAACAAATAAAACATTTTCTTTTATATAATCGAATCATCCCCCAACCATCTATTAATGAAAAAGTTAAGCTCGTTAAGGAACACCTGAAAAAATCAATTGAATGGAAAGGACTTCCAATTGGAATTTTTGAAATGCGACCACACTTATCAAACTATTTCAAGGGAATACCGAATTTTAAAAACATGAGAATAAAATTATTAACTACAAACGATCCTACTGAATTATACGACCTGTTAGATGAAATATCAAAAATATATTGAATTTATTTTATTTGTTGATTATAATATGATATGCGCTAAATCATTATTCCGTATTAGAAAATGTTAATTATTCTGTTAGTATTAGTAATCTAATAAAAAAAGCCGAAACATTTCTGTTTCGGCTTTTGCTCCCCTTCTAGGACTTGAACCTAGGACCCCCTGATTAATCCCGAGTTCTCGGGACTCTAACCAACTGGGCTATTTTATCAATAGAATACGGAGAAGAAACAACTATTTGGATAAATTTTTTGCTTTTTTGTTTTTTTATAAATTTTTCAATTTTCATTGCTATTCCTTTGTTGTTACCAACTTTAAATGAGCTTATTAATTCCCATGGTAAATGTTTGCTTGTATATTTTATTTTTTGTGGATTGTTATGTTCTTTAAGTCTTCTTTGAACATTATCTGTATAACCGACATAATACTTATCAGATTTTTTAGAATAAAGAATATAAATATAAAACATTATGAAGCTTTTAATATTTATTAAAAAAGCCGAAACATCTCTGTTTCGGCTTTTGCTCCCCTTCTAGGACTTGAACCTAGGACCCCCTGATTAATCCCGAGTTCTCGGGACTCTAACCAACTGAGCTATTTTATCAATAGAATACGGCGAAGAAACAACTATTTGGATAAATTTTTTGCTTTTTTGTTTTTTTATAAATTTTTCAATTTTCATTGCTATTCCTTTGTTGTTACCAACTTTAAATGAGCTTATTAATTCCCATGGTAAATGTTTGCTTGTATATTTTGTTTTTTGTGGATTGTTATGTTCTTTAAGTCTTCTTTGAACATTATCTGTATAACCGACATAATACTTATCAGATTTTTTAGAATAAAGAATATAAATATAAAACATTATGAAGATTTTGATATTTATTAAAAAAGCCGAAACATCTCTGTTTCGGCTTTTGCTCCCCTTCTAGGACTTGAACCTAGGACCCCCTGATTAACAGTCAGGTGCTCTAACCAACTGAGCTAAAGAGGAATTTTCAGATTGCAAAAATAAATTGTTTTTATCATATAAGCAATATATTTTATTATTATTTTTATTTTTTTTAATTATTGTTTCTTATTTTTTATAAACTTGTAAAATCAAATTATTAAAATAATTTAACATGGCAAAAGTTTTAGGAATGGGTAATGCCCTAATTGATATTATGACACAAATTGATGATGATTCGGTTCTTGAAAAATTCGGGTTACCAAAAGGAAGCATGCAATTAAAGGATTGTGATTTTATTCAAATGTTGGAAAAAAACACATCTGATTTCCCTAAACAATTAACATCTGGAGGGTCAGCAGCAAATACAATACATGGACTTGCAAACATGGGTATTGAAACCGGTTTTATGGGAAAAGTCGGAAAAGATGAATATGGAGAATTTTTTAAAACAGATATTATAAATCAAAATATATCACCAAATATATTTTATGGAAATGCCAGTTCCGGTAA
The genomic region above belongs to Bacteroidales bacterium and contains:
- a CDS encoding GIY-YIG nuclease family protein, whose amino-acid sequence is MFYIYILYSKKSDKYYVGYTDNVQRRLKEHNNPQKIKYTSKHLPWELISSFKVGNNKGIAMKIEKFIKKQKSKKFIQIVVSSPYSIDKIAQLVRVPRTRD
- a CDS encoding GIY-YIG nuclease family protein, whose amino-acid sequence is MFYIYILYSKKSDKYYVGYTDNVQRRLKEHNNPQKTKYTSKHLPWELISSFKVGNNKGIAMKIEKFIKKQKSKKFIQIVVSSPYSIDKIAQLVRVPRTRD